One window of the Rufibacter radiotolerans genome contains the following:
- the nuoF gene encoding NADH-quinone oxidoreductase subunit NuoF — protein MGRKLLTEHINVEGIQTFDVYRKHGGYASVEKALKTMTPEAIVEEVKASGLRGRGGAGFPTGMKWSFLAKPEGKPRYLVCNADESEPGTFKDRYLMEKLPHLLIEGMITSSFALGCRTSYIYIRGELMYVLRILEKAIAEAYANGFLGENILGSGYSLDLHVHPGGGAYICGEETALLESLEGKRGNPRNKPPFPAVWGLYGCPTVVNNVESIATVPWIVNNTAAEYAKIGVGRSTGTKLISAGGNINKPGVYEIEMGITVEEFIYSDEYCGGIWKGRDMKAVIAGGSSVPILPKDLILKTANGEDRLMTYESLSDGGFATGTMLGSGGFFVMDDQACIVRHTWTLARFYHHESCGQCSPCREGTGWMEKVLHRIEHGHGHMHDIDLLVSVAKQIEGNTICPLGDAAAWPVAAAVRHFREEFEWHVKHPEAATAPGAVFTKAESVIA, from the coding sequence ATGGGAAGAAAATTATTAACTGAACATATTAACGTTGAAGGCATCCAAACCTTTGACGTGTACCGCAAGCACGGCGGCTACGCCTCGGTAGAGAAGGCCTTAAAAACCATGACCCCAGAGGCCATTGTGGAAGAGGTGAAAGCTTCTGGCCTGAGGGGACGTGGCGGCGCCGGTTTCCCTACCGGTATGAAGTGGAGCTTTCTGGCCAAACCAGAAGGCAAGCCGCGTTATTTGGTTTGCAACGCAGATGAGTCTGAGCCCGGTACCTTCAAAGACCGGTACCTCATGGAGAAACTGCCGCACCTTTTGATTGAAGGCATGATCACGTCTTCTTTCGCGCTAGGCTGCCGCACCTCTTATATCTACATCCGGGGTGAGTTAATGTATGTGCTGCGCATTCTGGAGAAAGCTATCGCGGAGGCCTATGCCAACGGTTTTTTAGGTGAGAATATCCTGGGTAGCGGTTACTCCCTTGACCTGCACGTGCACCCGGGTGGGGGCGCGTACATCTGCGGTGAGGAAACGGCTTTGCTGGAATCTCTGGAAGGCAAGCGCGGAAACCCGCGTAACAAGCCACCTTTCCCGGCGGTGTGGGGGCTTTATGGCTGCCCAACCGTGGTGAACAACGTGGAGTCCATTGCCACTGTTCCCTGGATTGTGAACAACACCGCCGCCGAATACGCCAAAATTGGGGTAGGACGCAGCACCGGTACCAAACTCATCTCCGCGGGCGGAAACATCAACAAACCCGGCGTGTACGAGATTGAGATGGGAATTACCGTGGAGGAATTCATCTACTCAGACGAATACTGTGGGGGCATCTGGAAAGGCCGCGACATGAAAGCGGTGATTGCCGGAGGTTCTTCGGTTCCCATTCTGCCTAAGGATCTGATCCTGAAGACCGCCAACGGCGAAGACCGTCTCATGACCTATGAGTCTCTCTCTGACGGAGGTTTTGCCACGGGTACCATGCTGGGTTCCGGTGGGTTCTTCGTGATGGATGACCAGGCCTGTATTGTGCGCCACACCTGGACCCTGGCCCGTTTCTACCACCATGAGTCCTGCGGACAGTGCAGCCCGTGCCGTGAAGGAACCGGTTGGATGGAGAAAGTCTTGCACCGCATTGAGCATGGCCACGGCCACATGCATGATATTGACCTGTTAGTGAGCGTTGCCAAGCAGATAGAAGGAAATACCATCTGTCCGTTGGGAGACGCCGCCGCCTGGCCGGTAGCCGCCGCCGTTCGTCACTTCCGTGAGGAGTTTGAGTGGCACGTGAAACATCCTGAAGCTGCTACGGCTCCTGGTGCTGTGTTCACCAAGGCGGAATCGGTTATCGCGTAA